From the Neoarius graeffei isolate fNeoGra1 chromosome 1, fNeoGra1.pri, whole genome shotgun sequence genome, one window contains:
- the LOC132895047 gene encoding uncharacterized protein K02A2.6-like yields MGKKDIRVNVKLEGTPVAMQLDTGAAVTLVSEMAYKKHLSHLPLKESKVRLSTFSGENIPLMGQVTVNAKYGNQSGDLPFVIVKGDRPALLGRNWLTNFKLDWANIFSVIPAGGSNNANVEAVLQRHKAVFSEETGTIREFKASITVKPETKPVFRKARPVPYALKDAVEKELDRLEKAGIISKIEHSQWAVPIVVVPKSDKSILICGDYKVTVNQSVEEENYPLPNA; encoded by the coding sequence ATGGGGAAAAAGGACATTAGAGTAAATGTCAAGTTAGAAGGAACCCCGGTAGCTATGCAACTTGACACAGGAGCTGCCGTAACACTTGTTTCTGAGATGGCGTATAAGAAACATCTCTCTCATCTGCCTCTGAAGGAAAGTAAAGTGCGGCTGTCAACCTTTTCCGGTGAGAACATTCCCTTGATGGGACAAGTGACTGTCAATGCGAAATATGGAAACCAGAGTGGTGATTTACCCTTTGTGATAGTGAAAGGTGACAGACCAGCCCTCCTTGGCCGTAACTGGCTCACAAACTTCAAACTAGACTGGGCAAACATATTCTCAGTTATACCAGCAGGGGGCAGTAATAATGCAAATGTGGAGGCAGTGTTGCAGAGACACAAAGCAGTGTTTTCTGAGGAGACTGGCACTATTCGTGAGTTTAAGGCCAGCATCACAGTAAAACCAGAGACCAAACCAGTCTTCAGGAAGGCAAGACCAGTGCCATATGCACTAAAAGATGCAGTCGAGAAAGAGTTAGACAGGTTAGAAAAAGCGGGTATTATCTCAAAGATAGAACATAGTCAGTGGGCTGTCCCGATAGTAGTTGTACCCAAATCAGACAAGTCAATTCTTATCTGTGGAGACTACAAAGTCACGGTAAATCAGAGTGTGGAGGAGGAGAACTATCCACTACCGAATGCCTAA